The Lichenihabitans psoromatis genome contains a region encoding:
- the argE gene encoding acetylornithine deacetylase: protein MPPDSATLHSVIALLDRLVSFDTESAKTNLPLIHAVADHCRMQDVPFRLAPNAAGDKAALIATIGPMVDGGIVLSGHTDVVPVKGQAWTSDPFTMRRDGNRLFGRGTCDMKGFDALALAMIPAFKAARLSVPIHIVLSYDEEVTCLGSEDIIRQFGNGLPMPRAVIVGEPTMMQVADSHKSVCTYATHVEGHEAHSAKPALGADAIAAAVDIACELMRLGDRFEQEGDRTGRFDPAFSTVHVGLINGGTARNILAKQCDLLWEFRGLPSVPLDTAYRHLERYVAEKALPTLNRYSDKGTISTTVEVEVPGLEPDAGSAAEVLALRAAKANHTISVSYATEGGRFQGAGLPTVICGPGSIDQAHQPDEFIEISQLSEGIAFMHRLIDGLR, encoded by the coding sequence ATGCCGCCCGATTCCGCCACGCTGCACAGCGTCATCGCCTTGCTCGATCGGTTGGTGTCGTTCGACACCGAGAGCGCGAAAACGAACCTGCCCCTGATCCATGCGGTTGCCGATCACTGCCGCATGCAGGACGTGCCGTTTCGCCTCGCGCCGAATGCAGCAGGCGACAAGGCGGCGCTGATCGCCACGATCGGACCCATGGTTGACGGCGGCATCGTGCTGTCGGGCCATACCGACGTTGTACCGGTCAAAGGGCAGGCTTGGACGAGCGATCCCTTTACGATGCGGCGCGACGGAAACCGCCTTTTCGGGCGGGGCACCTGCGACATGAAGGGGTTCGACGCGCTCGCTCTCGCCATGATCCCCGCCTTCAAGGCCGCTCGTCTGTCGGTGCCGATCCACATCGTCTTGAGTTACGACGAGGAGGTCACCTGCCTCGGGTCGGAGGACATCATACGCCAGTTCGGCAACGGTCTGCCGATGCCCCGCGCCGTCATCGTCGGTGAACCCACCATGATGCAGGTCGCGGACTCACATAAGTCCGTCTGCACCTATGCGACCCATGTCGAGGGGCATGAAGCGCATTCGGCCAAGCCGGCGCTCGGCGCCGACGCCATCGCGGCGGCGGTCGACATCGCCTGCGAATTGATGCGGCTCGGCGATCGGTTCGAGCAGGAGGGTGACCGCACCGGCCGCTTCGATCCTGCTTTTTCGACGGTCCATGTCGGCCTGATCAACGGCGGAACCGCTCGCAATATTCTCGCGAAACAATGCGATCTCCTTTGGGAGTTTCGCGGCTTGCCGTCTGTCCCGCTTGATACGGCCTATCGCCATCTCGAGCGCTACGTCGCCGAGAAAGCTCTGCCCACGCTCAATCGCTATTCGGACAAGGGAACGATCTCGACGACCGTCGAGGTCGAGGTGCCGGGACTCGAGCCGGATGCGGGCTCCGCAGCCGAAGTGCTGGCGCTTCGCGCCGCAAAGGCCAACCATACCATTAGCGTATCCTATGCCACCGAAGGTGGGCGCTTCCAAGGTGCAGGCCTGCCGACCGTCATTTGCGGGCCAGGAAGCATCGATCAAGCCCATCAACCCGATGAGTTTATCGAGATTTCTCAATTGTCGGAGGGCATTGCCTTCATGCATCGACTGATCGATGGGCTTCGCTGA
- a CDS encoding general stress protein → MDVEKRRAIARKGGESVPNEKRSFSQNPGLASEAGRKGGRSVNPEKRSFSQDHQLAAQAGRKGGHASHTALQPAKVSAE, encoded by the coding sequence ATGGATGTCGAAAAACGGCGTGCGATCGCCCGCAAAGGCGGCGAGAGCGTGCCGAATGAAAAGCGAAGCTTTTCGCAAAATCCTGGTTTGGCATCAGAAGCCGGTCGGAAGGGGGGACGGAGCGTCAACCCTGAAAAGCGCAGCTTCTCGCAAGATCATCAACTGGCGGCTCAAGCGGGCCGAAAGGGTGGACATGCGTCGCATACGGCGCTTCAGCCAGCGAAAGTTTCGGCAGAATAG
- a CDS encoding NAD(P)-dependent oxidoreductase: MSLPTRRQGPDARQPIRMERLATLPIFLKLGQKRAVMAGGSLPAVWKAELLSACGADVTIFTAEPCPELLDLVVSPPGGPIDIVARDWRPDDLVGAAVAIGAIEEEADATAFRDAARQAGVPVNVIDKPAFCDFQFGTIVGRSPMVIGISTDGAAPVFGQVVRARIEALLPQGLRRWAEAARDWRPAVQAYGFDFRSRRRFWEAFTDRAFAAVDKEPLDADFDACRDAALSQRAASTAASVVLVGAGPGHPDDMTLRGIRALQTADVVIHGSDVAEPIVAFARREAVKVVVDAPLGSTLPAMVQQQLQPGRRVAWLDRGNPDLCERWVARAVQLAAGSVTVETTSGLGLCPDCTPDCPAWIKLSRR; encoded by the coding sequence ATGTCGCTCCCGACCAGGCGCCAGGGGCCGGACGCGCGCCAGCCGATCCGCATGGAACGGCTCGCCACGCTGCCGATCTTTCTCAAGCTCGGGCAAAAACGCGCCGTCATGGCGGGCGGATCTCTTCCCGCCGTCTGGAAAGCCGAATTGCTGTCGGCCTGCGGTGCCGATGTCACGATCTTCACGGCCGAGCCCTGCCCCGAACTCCTCGACCTCGTCGTCTCTCCGCCCGGTGGACCGATCGACATCGTGGCGCGGGACTGGCGGCCGGATGACCTCGTCGGAGCCGCTGTCGCGATCGGCGCGATCGAGGAGGAGGCGGATGCGACCGCCTTTCGGGATGCGGCGCGGCAAGCCGGCGTTCCGGTCAACGTCATCGACAAGCCGGCCTTCTGTGACTTTCAATTCGGGACCATCGTCGGCCGCTCACCAATGGTGATCGGCATCTCGACCGACGGAGCCGCACCGGTCTTCGGTCAGGTCGTCCGCGCTCGGATCGAGGCTCTCCTGCCCCAAGGCCTGCGGCGCTGGGCGGAAGCCGCGCGCGACTGGCGTCCGGCTGTTCAGGCCTATGGTTTCGATTTTCGATCGCGTCGGCGGTTCTGGGAAGCCTTTACGGACCGGGCCTTCGCGGCGGTCGATAAAGAACCTCTTGACGCGGATTTCGACGCCTGCCGTGACGCGGCTTTATCGCAACGCGCAGCCTCGACGGCCGCGAGTGTCGTGCTGGTCGGGGCTGGACCGGGCCACCCCGACGATATGACTTTGCGCGGAATCCGCGCCCTGCAAACCGCAGACGTCGTGATTCACGGATCCGACGTTGCCGAGCCAATCGTCGCCTTTGCGCGCCGCGAAGCCGTCAAGGTGGTGGTGGATGCGCCACTCGGCTCAACACTGCCGGCGATGGTTCAACAGCAGCTTCAGCCCGGACGCCGCGTGGCTTGGCTCGACCGAGGCAACCCCGACCTCTGCGAACGTTGGGTTGCTCGCGCTGTCCAACTCGCCGCCGGCTCAGTGACGGTCGAGACGACCTCGGGGCTTGGCTTATGTCCGGATTGTACGCCGGACTGCCCAGCCTGGATCAAACTATCGAGACGCTAA